The following are encoded in a window of Variovorax paradoxus genomic DNA:
- a CDS encoding NAD(P)H-quinone oxidoreductase, giving the protein MKAIEITSYGAPEVLRVAVRPDPVAGEGELLIRVAASGVNRPDVLQRMGHYPVPPGASDLPGLEVAGEIVSGDAKALADAGFKVGDRVCALVAGGGYAELCVAPVAQCLPVPKGWSDIEAASLPETFFTVWSNVFERGRLQKGETLLIQGGSSGIGVTAIQIAKALGATVIVTAGSDDKCEACLKLGADHAINYRTSDFVEVAKQLTGGKGVDVVLDMVAGDYVAREIECLAEDGRLVIIAVQGGVKSEINAGLVLRRRLTITGSTLRPRAVAFKGAIAKALREKVWPLLESGAVKPVIHSTYAAAGEPSGAAQAHTLMESNQHIGKIVLTW; this is encoded by the coding sequence ATGAAAGCCATTGAGATCACTTCGTACGGCGCCCCCGAGGTGCTGCGCGTCGCTGTGCGTCCCGACCCGGTCGCCGGCGAGGGCGAGCTCCTGATCCGCGTGGCGGCCAGCGGCGTCAATCGTCCGGACGTGCTGCAGCGGATGGGGCATTACCCCGTGCCGCCCGGCGCTTCCGACCTGCCGGGCCTCGAAGTGGCCGGCGAGATCGTGTCGGGCGACGCCAAGGCGCTGGCTGATGCGGGCTTCAAGGTCGGCGACCGCGTGTGCGCGCTGGTGGCTGGTGGCGGCTATGCCGAGCTGTGCGTGGCGCCTGTGGCGCAATGCCTGCCGGTGCCCAAGGGCTGGAGCGACATCGAGGCGGCCTCGCTGCCCGAGACCTTCTTCACTGTCTGGAGCAATGTGTTCGAGCGCGGCCGGCTGCAGAAGGGTGAGACCCTGCTGATCCAGGGCGGCTCGAGCGGCATCGGCGTCACGGCGATCCAGATCGCCAAGGCGCTCGGCGCGACCGTGATCGTCACGGCTGGCAGCGACGACAAGTGCGAAGCCTGCCTGAAGCTCGGCGCCGACCACGCGATCAACTACCGCACGAGCGATTTCGTCGAAGTGGCGAAGCAGCTCACCGGCGGCAAGGGCGTGGACGTGGTGCTCGACATGGTGGCGGGCGACTACGTCGCGCGCGAGATCGAATGCCTGGCCGAAGACGGCCGGCTCGTGATCATTGCGGTGCAGGGCGGTGTGAAGAGCGAGATCAACGCGGGCCTCGTGCTGCGTCGGCGGCTCACGATCACCGGCTCGACGCTGCGTCCGCGGGCGGTGGCGTTCAAGGGCGCCATCGCCAAGGCATTGCGCGAGAAGGTCTGGCCGCTGCTCGAAAGCGGCGCGGTCAAGCCCGTGATCCACAGCACCTATGCGGCAGCAGGTGAGCCCAGCGGTGCGGCCCAGGCTCACACCCTGATGGAATCGAACCAGCACATCGGCAAGATCGTGCTGACTTGGTGA
- the tpiA gene encoding triose-phosphate isomerase, with product MTTFKKLIAGNWKMNGGLAANEALVKALQQGLAVSPAACGVALCAPAPYFAQLQSLLADTPSLALGAQDISAHPQGAFTGEQSAAMLKDFGVRYAIVGHSERRQYHGETDDVVAAKTAAALANGITPIVCVGETLAQREAGQTEEVVKRQLAAVIHLNGHCISEIVVAYEPVWAIGTGKTASPAQAQAVHAVLRAQLHHAASEHAAGIKILYGGSMNAANAAELLAQADIDGGLIGGASLKAPDFLQIISAAAR from the coding sequence ATGACAACTTTCAAGAAACTGATTGCCGGCAACTGGAAGATGAATGGCGGCCTGGCCGCCAACGAGGCGCTGGTGAAGGCCCTGCAGCAAGGGCTGGCTGTCAGCCCGGCGGCTTGCGGTGTCGCACTGTGTGCGCCTGCGCCGTACTTTGCCCAGCTGCAATCGCTGCTGGCGGACACGCCGTCGCTGGCGCTCGGTGCGCAGGACATCTCGGCCCACCCGCAAGGTGCGTTCACCGGTGAGCAATCGGCGGCGATGCTGAAGGACTTCGGCGTGCGCTATGCCATCGTCGGCCATTCGGAGCGTCGCCAGTACCACGGCGAAACCGACGACGTGGTGGCGGCCAAGACGGCGGCAGCCTTGGCGAACGGCATCACGCCGATCGTCTGTGTCGGCGAGACGCTGGCACAGCGCGAAGCAGGGCAGACGGAAGAGGTCGTCAAGCGTCAGCTGGCCGCGGTGATTCATCTGAACGGCCACTGCATCAGCGAGATCGTCGTGGCCTATGAGCCGGTCTGGGCCATCGGCACGGGCAAGACGGCTTCGCCGGCGCAGGCGCAGGCGGTGCACGCCGTGCTGCGTGCGCAACTGCACCATGCGGCGAGCGAGCATGCCGCGGGCATCAAGATTCTGTACGGCGGCAGCATGAACGCGGCGAACGCCGCCGAACTGCTGGCGCAGGCCGACATCGACGGCGGCCTCATCGGTGGCGCCTCGCTGAAGGCGCCCGACTTTTTGCAGATCATTTCTGCCGCTGCACGCTGA
- the secG gene encoding preprotein translocase subunit SecG, with product MNVVLNLLVGVQMLSALAMIGLILIQHGKGADMGAAFGSGSAGSLFGASGSANFLSRTTAVLAAVFFACTLLLAYFSHARPAGGGSLLERAAVGTPAAPAAPATGAAGEIPSAAAPAKAASAPAAPVSGTGQIPAK from the coding sequence ATGAACGTGGTCCTCAATCTTCTGGTCGGCGTGCAAATGCTGTCGGCGCTGGCAATGATCGGCCTGATCCTGATCCAGCACGGCAAGGGCGCCGACATGGGTGCGGCCTTCGGCAGCGGCAGTGCGGGCAGCCTGTTCGGTGCCAGCGGCAGTGCCAACTTCCTTTCGCGCACGACGGCCGTGCTGGCTGCGGTGTTCTTTGCTTGCACGCTGTTGCTGGCTTACTTCAGTCACGCACGTCCTGCGGGCGGTGGCAGCCTGCTGGAGCGCGCCGCCGTGGGCACGCCTGCTGCACCGGCTGCTCCTGCGACGGGCGCTGCGGGTGAAATCCCCTCTGCAGCAGCACCTGCCAAGGCTGCTTCGGCGCCTGCGGCTCCTGTTTCGGGCACCGGCCAGATTCCGGCCAAGTAA
- a CDS encoding NADH-quinone oxidoreductase subunit A, with amino-acid sequence MNLDSYLPVLLFILVGVGVGVAPQVIGYILGPNRPNAAKNAPYECGFEAFEDARMKFDVRYYLVAILFILFDLEIAFLFPWAIALKEIGAVGFWAMMIFLAILVVGFVYEWKKGALDWE; translated from the coding sequence ATGAATCTCGATTCCTACCTTCCCGTCCTTTTGTTCATTTTGGTCGGGGTCGGCGTAGGCGTCGCCCCGCAAGTCATCGGATACATCCTTGGGCCCAATCGGCCCAACGCTGCGAAGAACGCGCCTTACGAGTGCGGCTTCGAGGCCTTCGAGGATGCGCGCATGAAGTTCGACGTGCGCTATTACCTCGTCGCGATTCTCTTCATCCTCTTCGATCTCGAAATTGCCTTTCTCTTTCCGTGGGCCATTGCGCTCAAGGAAATCGGCGCTGTTGGCTTCTGGGCCATGATGATCTTTCTCGCCATCCTCGTCGTGGGCTTTGTCTACGAGTGGAAAAAAGGCGCGCTCGACTGGGAATGA
- a CDS encoding NuoB/complex I 20 kDa subunit family protein, producing the protein MAIEGVLKEGFVTTTYDSVVNWAKTGSLWPMTFGLACCAVEMMHAGAARYDIDRFGMLFRPSPRQSDLMIVAGTLCNKMAPALRKVYDQMPEPRWVLSMGSCANGGGYYHYSYSVVRGCDRIVPVDVYVPGCPPTAEALLYGVIQLQQKIRRTNTIARA; encoded by the coding sequence ATGGCCATTGAAGGCGTTCTCAAAGAAGGCTTCGTCACCACGACCTACGACTCGGTCGTGAACTGGGCGAAGACCGGATCTCTCTGGCCGATGACGTTCGGCCTCGCATGCTGTGCGGTCGAAATGATGCACGCGGGCGCTGCCCGCTATGACATCGACCGTTTCGGCATGTTGTTTCGCCCCAGCCCGCGGCAGTCCGATCTGATGATCGTGGCCGGCACGCTGTGCAACAAGATGGCGCCGGCGCTGCGCAAGGTCTATGACCAGATGCCCGAGCCGCGCTGGGTGCTCTCGATGGGCTCCTGCGCAAATGGCGGCGGTTACTACCACTACAGCTATTCCGTGGTGCGTGGCTGCGACCGCATCGTGCCGGTCGACGTCTATGTGCCGGGTTGCCCGCCCACCGCTGAAGCACTGCTGTACGGCGTGATTCAGCTGCAGCAGAAAATTCGCCGCACCAATACCATTGCCCGCGCTTGA
- a CDS encoding NADH-quinone oxidoreductase subunit C — protein sequence MTDFAISPEVLRATIAETLGAKAKSVTLALEEVTVVVSAADYIDAATLLRDAPGCRFEQLIDLCGMDYSDYRESEWQGERYCVVSHLLSVSLNQRVRLKVFAPNEDLPVVDSLQPVWSAATWFEREAFDLYGIVFDGHDDLRRILTDYGFIGHPFRKDFPVSGHVEMRYDEEQKRVVYQPVSIEPREITPRVIREDNYGGGLH from the coding sequence ATGACTGACTTTGCAATTTCGCCGGAGGTGCTGCGCGCCACGATCGCCGAGACGCTCGGCGCCAAGGCCAAGAGCGTGACGCTCGCGCTCGAAGAAGTGACCGTCGTGGTCAGTGCCGCCGACTACATCGATGCAGCAACGCTGCTGCGCGATGCGCCCGGCTGCCGCTTCGAGCAGCTGATCGACCTCTGTGGCATGGACTACTCCGACTACCGCGAAAGCGAGTGGCAGGGCGAGCGCTACTGCGTCGTCTCGCACCTGCTCTCCGTGAGCCTCAACCAGCGCGTGCGCCTCAAGGTGTTCGCACCGAATGAAGACCTGCCCGTCGTCGACTCGCTTCAGCCCGTCTGGAGTGCCGCCACGTGGTTCGAACGCGAAGCCTTCGATCTGTACGGCATCGTGTTCGACGGCCACGACGACCTGCGTCGCATCCTGACCGACTACGGCTTCATCGGCCACCCGTTCCGCAAGGACTTTCCGGTGTCGGGTCACGTCGAAATGCGCTACGACGAAGAGCAGAAGCGCGTGGTCTACCAGCCGGTCTCGATCGAGCCGCGCGAAATCACGCCGCGCGTGATCCGCGAAGACAACTACGGCGGCGGTTTGCACTGA
- a CDS encoding NADH-quinone oxidoreductase subunit D: MAEIKNYTLNFGPQHPAAHGVLRLVLELDGEVIQRADPHIGLLHRATEKLAESRTFIQSLPYMDRLDYVSMMSNEHAYCLAIERMMGLDVPIRAQYIRVMFAEITRLLNHLLWLGAHGLDCGAMNMLIYCFREREDLFDMYEAVSGARMHAAYFRPGGVYRDLPDSMPQYKVSKVKNAKAIERLNENRQGSLLDFIDDFCKRFPKMVDEYETLLTDNRIWKQRTVGIGVVTPERALNLGFTGPMLRGSGVEWDLRKKQPYDVYDQMLFDVPVGKTGDCYDRYLVRVEEMRQANKIIQQCSAWLRVNPGPVITDNHKVAAPARESMKANMEELIHHFKLFTEGFHVPEGEAYAAVEHPKGEFGIYLVSDGANKPYRLKIRAPGFPHLAALDEMSRGHMIADAVAVIGTMDIVFGEIDR; encoded by the coding sequence ATGGCCGAAATCAAGAACTACACACTCAACTTCGGTCCCCAGCACCCCGCAGCACACGGCGTGCTGCGCCTGGTGCTTGAGCTGGACGGCGAAGTGATCCAGCGTGCCGACCCCCACATCGGCTTGCTGCACCGCGCGACCGAGAAGCTCGCCGAATCGCGCACCTTCATCCAGTCGCTGCCCTACATGGACCGCCTCGACTACGTGTCGATGATGTCCAACGAGCACGCCTACTGCCTCGCCATCGAGCGGATGATGGGCCTCGATGTGCCGATCCGTGCGCAGTACATCCGCGTGATGTTCGCCGAGATCACCCGCCTGCTGAACCACCTGCTGTGGCTCGGTGCGCACGGTCTGGACTGCGGTGCGATGAACATGCTCATCTACTGCTTCCGCGAGCGTGAAGACCTGTTCGACATGTACGAAGCCGTGTCCGGCGCGCGCATGCACGCAGCGTACTTCCGTCCGGGCGGCGTCTACCGCGACCTGCCGGATTCGATGCCGCAGTACAAGGTCAGCAAGGTCAAGAACGCGAAGGCGATCGAACGTCTGAACGAGAACCGCCAGGGTTCGCTGCTCGATTTCATCGACGACTTCTGCAAGCGCTTCCCGAAGATGGTCGACGAGTACGAAACGCTCCTCACCGACAACCGCATCTGGAAGCAGCGTACCGTGGGCATCGGCGTGGTCACGCCGGAGCGCGCGCTGAACCTCGGCTTCACCGGCCCGATGCTGCGTGGCTCGGGCGTCGAATGGGATCTGCGCAAGAAGCAGCCCTACGACGTCTACGACCAGATGCTGTTCGACGTGCCCGTCGGCAAGACCGGCGACTGCTACGACCGCTACCTTGTGCGCGTGGAAGAAATGCGCCAGGCCAACAAGATCATCCAGCAGTGCTCGGCATGGCTGCGCGTGAATCCCGGCCCGGTCATCACCGACAACCACAAGGTCGCTGCGCCCGCGCGCGAATCGATGAAGGCGAACATGGAGGAGCTGATCCACCATTTCAAGCTCTTCACCGAAGGCTTCCATGTGCCCGAAGGCGAAGCGTATGCCGCCGTCGAGCATCCCAAGGGCGAGTTCGGCATCTATCTCGTGAGCGACGGCGCCAACAAGCCGTACCGCTTGAAGATCCGCGCCCCGGGCTTCCCGCACCTCGCTGCCCTCGACGAAATGTCGCGCGGCCACATGATCGCCGACGCTGTCGCGGTGATCGGCACGATGGACATCGTGTTCGGCGAAATCGACAGGTGA
- the nuoE gene encoding NADH-quinone oxidoreductase subunit NuoE, whose protein sequence is MTTSSTHHHDAVPSAPLKAAILERFAREVAKYPEAGKQSAVMACLAIVQQDEGFVSVQREREIAAYLGMAPIAVHEVTTFYNMYNQHPVGKFKLNVCTNLPCQLRDGVTALVHLEKKLGIKMGETTADGLFTLQQSECLGACADSPVMLVNDRTMCSFMSNDKLDQLIDGLRSAKPGEAS, encoded by the coding sequence ATGACGACTTCCTCAACCCATCACCATGACGCGGTGCCTTCGGCGCCGTTGAAGGCCGCCATCCTCGAGCGCTTTGCGCGCGAGGTCGCGAAGTACCCCGAAGCCGGAAAGCAGTCGGCCGTGATGGCCTGCCTCGCCATCGTCCAGCAGGACGAAGGCTTCGTGAGCGTGCAGCGCGAGCGCGAGATCGCCGCCTACCTCGGCATGGCGCCCATCGCCGTGCACGAAGTGACGACCTTCTACAACATGTACAACCAGCATCCGGTGGGCAAGTTCAAGCTCAACGTGTGCACCAACCTGCCGTGCCAGCTGCGCGACGGCGTGACCGCGCTGGTTCATCTCGAGAAGAAGCTCGGCATCAAGATGGGCGAGACCACGGCCGACGGCCTGTTCACGCTGCAGCAGAGCGAATGCCTCGGCGCCTGCGCCGATTCGCCCGTGATGCTGGTCAACGACCGCACCATGTGCAGCTTCATGAGCAATGACAAGCTCGACCAGCTCATCGACGGTTTGCGCAGTGCCAAGCCAGGGGAGGCTTCGTGA
- the nuoF gene encoding NADH-quinone oxidoreductase subunit NuoF, giving the protein MTPEQVLSQFQATGVQTCFHDRHIGAQIYAGLDGTNWHLADYEARGGYQALRKILTEGLTPDQVIAEVKASGLRGRGGAGFPTGLKWSFMPRQFPGQKYLVCNSDEGEPGTCKDRDILQFNPHIVIEGMAIAAYAMGISVGYNYIHGEIFQSYDRFEAALEEARAAGYLGDKIMGSTYNFQLHAAHGFGAYICGEETALLESLEGKKGQPRFKPPFPASFGLYGKPTTINNTETFAAVPWIIRNGGQAYLECGKPNNGGTKIYSVSGDVELPGNYEVPMGTPFSKLLELAGGVRKGRTLKAVIPGGSSSPVLPADIMMACTMDYDSIAKAGSMLGSGAVIVMDDTRSMVESLKRLSYFYMHESCGQCTPCREGTGWLYRVVDRIHNGQGKPSDMQLLDSVAGDIMGRTICALGDAAAMPVRAMIKHFRHEFEALIPGHVPTAPVKA; this is encoded by the coding sequence ATGACGCCCGAACAGGTTCTCTCGCAATTCCAGGCCACCGGTGTCCAGACCTGCTTCCATGACCGCCACATCGGCGCTCAAATTTATGCAGGCCTCGACGGCACCAACTGGCATCTGGCCGACTACGAAGCGCGCGGCGGCTACCAGGCGCTGCGCAAGATCCTCACCGAGGGCCTCACGCCCGACCAGGTGATCGCCGAAGTGAAGGCCTCGGGCCTGCGCGGCCGCGGCGGCGCCGGTTTCCCGACCGGCCTGAAGTGGAGCTTCATGCCCCGCCAGTTCCCGGGCCAGAAGTACCTCGTCTGCAATTCGGACGAAGGCGAGCCCGGCACGTGCAAGGACCGCGACATCCTGCAGTTCAACCCGCACATCGTGATCGAAGGCATGGCCATCGCCGCGTATGCGATGGGCATCAGCGTGGGCTACAACTACATCCACGGCGAGATCTTCCAGAGCTACGACCGCTTCGAGGCCGCCCTCGAAGAGGCGCGCGCCGCCGGTTATCTCGGCGACAAGATCATGGGCAGCACGTACAACTTCCAGTTGCACGCGGCCCACGGCTTCGGTGCCTACATCTGCGGCGAAGAAACCGCGCTGCTCGAATCGCTCGAAGGCAAGAAGGGCCAGCCGCGCTTCAAGCCGCCGTTCCCGGCGAGCTTCGGCCTGTACGGCAAGCCGACCACCATCAACAACACCGAGACCTTCGCAGCGGTGCCCTGGATCATCCGCAACGGCGGCCAGGCCTACCTCGAGTGCGGCAAGCCGAACAACGGCGGCACCAAGATCTACTCGGTGAGTGGTGACGTCGAGTTGCCCGGCAACTACGAAGTGCCCATGGGCACACCGTTCTCCAAGCTGCTCGAACTGGCCGGCGGCGTGCGCAAGGGTCGCACGCTCAAGGCGGTGATTCCCGGCGGCTCGTCGTCGCCGGTGCTGCCGGCCGACATCATGATGGCCTGCACCATGGACTACGACTCCATCGCCAAGGCCGGCTCCATGCTGGGTTCGGGCGCTGTGATCGTCATGGACGACACGCGGTCGATGGTCGAGTCGCTCAAGCGCCTCTCGTACTTCTACATGCACGAGTCCTGCGGCCAGTGCACTCCCTGCCGCGAAGGCACGGGCTGGCTCTACCGCGTGGTCGACCGCATCCACAACGGCCAGGGCAAGCCCAGCGACATGCAGCTGCTGGACTCCGTGGCCGGCGACATCATGGGCCGCACGATCTGTGCGCTCGGCGATGCGGCGGCCATGCCGGTGCGCGCCATGATCAAGCACTTCCGCCATGAGTTCGAGGCCCTGATTCCGGGTCACGTCCCGACGGCGCCCGTCAAGGCCTGA
- the nuoG gene encoding NADH-quinone oxidoreductase subunit NuoG, with amino-acid sequence MIEIELDGKKVEVTEGSMVMHAAEKAGTYIPHFCYHKKLSIAANCRMCLVDVEKAPKPMPACATPVTQGMIVRTKSDKAIKAQQSVMEFLLINHPLDCPICDQGGECQLQDLAVGYGGSSSRYEEEKRVVFHKDVGPLISMEEMSRCIHCTRCVRFGQEVAGVMELGMSHRGEHSEIETFLGDSVDSELSGNMIDICPVGALTSKPFRYSARTWELSRRKSVSPHDSTGANLIVQVKNNRVMRVVPLENEDVNECWIADRDRFSYEALNGTERLTQPMLKQGGQWQQVDWQTALEYVANGLKQIKTDHGAQSIGTLVSPHSTLEELQLAAMLTRELGSDNIDYRLRNAEFTAFEGVRWLGTSIASLTQVQRALVVGSNLRKEHPLFAQRIRQAVRKGAALSVITSSSLMADRGAWAIDVAQASIVEADQWVEALAAVAAAIGRTNGAAAPLAPKNEPDAAAQAIAASLLSGERKAILLGNAAAHHAQASSLLALANWIGAQTGATVGYLTEAGNTVGAQLVGAFPQNGGLDAGRMLAAGSGLKAVLLLNTEPVFDSAAGAAAADVIGNAQMVVTLSPFKANLEFSDVLLPIAPFTETPGTFVNAEGRLQGFHAVVKPQGETRPAWKVLRVLANLLGLPGFAFESTAEVLATVGDKGTVPANALSNATSAKAVAASGPVAAPVVASIYQLDSIVRRAPSLQLTADARNASAAPVAPAQAEEALA; translated from the coding sequence ATGATCGAAATCGAACTCGACGGCAAGAAGGTCGAAGTGACCGAAGGCAGCATGGTGATGCATGCGGCCGAAAAGGCGGGCACCTACATTCCGCACTTCTGCTATCACAAGAAACTCAGCATCGCGGCCAACTGCCGCATGTGCCTGGTCGACGTGGAAAAAGCGCCCAAGCCGATGCCGGCCTGCGCCACGCCCGTCACGCAGGGCATGATCGTTCGCACCAAGAGCGACAAGGCCATCAAGGCCCAGCAGTCCGTCATGGAGTTCCTGCTGATCAACCACCCGCTGGATTGCCCCATCTGCGACCAGGGCGGCGAATGCCAGCTGCAGGATCTGGCCGTGGGCTACGGCGGTTCTTCTTCGCGTTACGAAGAAGAAAAGCGCGTCGTGTTCCACAAGGACGTCGGCCCGTTGATCAGCATGGAAGAAATGAGCCGCTGCATCCATTGCACGCGCTGCGTCCGTTTCGGCCAGGAAGTGGCCGGCGTGATGGAGCTTGGCATGTCGCACCGCGGCGAGCACTCCGAAATCGAAACCTTCCTCGGCGACTCGGTCGACTCCGAACTGTCGGGCAACATGATCGACATCTGCCCGGTCGGCGCGCTCACGAGCAAGCCCTTCCGCTACAGCGCCCGCACCTGGGAACTGTCGCGCCGCAAGTCGGTGAGCCCGCACGACTCCACCGGTGCCAACCTGATCGTCCAGGTCAAGAACAACCGCGTGATGCGCGTGGTGCCGCTCGAGAACGAAGACGTCAACGAATGCTGGATTGCCGACCGCGACCGCTTCTCGTACGAAGCGCTCAACGGCACGGAACGCCTGACCCAGCCCATGCTGAAGCAGGGCGGCCAGTGGCAACAGGTCGACTGGCAGACGGCGCTTGAATACGTTGCCAACGGCCTCAAGCAGATCAAGACCGACCATGGTGCGCAAAGCATCGGCACGCTGGTCAGCCCGCACAGCACGCTCGAAGAGCTGCAACTCGCCGCCATGCTCACGCGTGAACTCGGCAGCGACAACATCGACTACCGCCTGCGCAACGCCGAATTCACGGCTTTCGAAGGCGTGCGCTGGCTCGGCACGTCGATCGCCTCGCTCACGCAAGTGCAGCGCGCGTTGGTCGTCGGTTCGAACCTGCGCAAGGAACACCCGCTGTTTGCACAGCGCATCCGCCAAGCCGTGCGCAAGGGCGCCGCGCTGTCGGTAATCACCTCGTCCAGCCTCATGGCCGACCGCGGTGCCTGGGCCATCGACGTGGCGCAAGCATCCATCGTCGAAGCCGACCAGTGGGTCGAGGCACTGGCCGCCGTGGCTGCTGCCATCGGCCGGACCAACGGCGCTGCCGCGCCGCTGGCACCGAAGAACGAACCCGACGCTGCCGCACAAGCCATCGCAGCCTCGCTGCTGAGCGGCGAGCGCAAGGCGATCCTGCTCGGCAACGCTGCCGCGCACCACGCGCAAGCCAGCAGCCTGCTGGCCCTCGCGAACTGGATCGGCGCACAGACCGGCGCCACCGTCGGCTACCTGACCGAAGCGGGCAATACCGTGGGCGCACAGCTCGTCGGCGCCTTCCCGCAGAACGGCGGCCTCGATGCCGGCCGCATGCTCGCCGCCGGCTCCGGCCTCAAGGCCGTGCTGCTGCTGAACACCGAGCCGGTGTTCGACTCGGCCGCCGGTGCTGCCGCCGCCGATGTCATCGGCAATGCGCAGATGGTCGTCACGCTGAGCCCCTTCAAGGCCAACCTCGAGTTCAGCGACGTGCTGCTGCCCATCGCGCCGTTCACCGAAACGCCCGGCACCTTCGTCAATGCCGAAGGCCGCCTGCAGGGTTTCCATGCCGTCGTGAAGCCGCAAGGCGAAACGCGTCCGGCCTGGAAGGTGCTGCGCGTGCTGGCGAACCTGCTCGGCCTGCCGGGCTTCGCCTTCGAATCGACCGCCGAGGTGCTGGCCACCGTCGGTGACAAGGGCACCGTGCCGGCGAATGCGCTGAGCAACGCCACGTCCGCCAAGGCTGTGGCTGCCAGCGGCCCCGTGGCTGCGCCCGTGGTCGCGAGCATCTACCAGCTCGACTCGATCGTGCGCCGCGCACCGTCGCTGCAACTGACGGCTGACGCGCGCAACGCATCAGCCGCACCAGTCGCACCGGCTCAGGCCGAGGAGGCACTGGCATGA
- the nuoH gene encoding NADH-quinone oxidoreductase subunit NuoH — protein sequence MIDSIHGFGLGLVAAGWWTAVVWPVVWTLIKIIVVVIPLMGAVAYLTLWERKAIGFTQIRVGPNRIGPLGLLQPIADALKLMTKEIILPTVANKGLFLLGPIMTIMPALAAWAVIPFGPDVALANINAGLLFVMAITSLEVYGVIIAGWASNSKYAFLGALRASAQMVSYEIAMGFCFVVVLMVTGSLNMSDIVTVQGKGMFQDLGIGFLSWNWLPLLPIFVVYFISGLAETNRHPFDVVEGESEIVAGHMIEYSGMSFAMFFLAEYANMWLVSILTVILFLGGWLPPFEFLSFIPGWIWLGLKTFCVVTMFLWVRSTFPRFRYDQIMRLGWKIFIPVTLVWLVVVGGWMQTPFNIWK from the coding sequence ATGATCGACTCCATTCATGGCTTCGGCCTGGGGCTGGTCGCCGCAGGCTGGTGGACTGCCGTCGTCTGGCCCGTGGTCTGGACGCTGATCAAGATCATCGTCGTCGTGATCCCGCTGATGGGCGCCGTGGCGTACCTCACGCTGTGGGAACGCAAGGCCATCGGCTTCACGCAGATTCGCGTGGGCCCGAACCGCATCGGGCCGCTGGGCCTGCTGCAGCCGATCGCCGACGCGCTCAAGCTGATGACCAAGGAAATCATTCTTCCGACGGTCGCCAACAAGGGCCTGTTCCTGCTCGGCCCCATCATGACCATCATGCCGGCGCTGGCCGCATGGGCCGTGATTCCCTTCGGTCCCGATGTGGCGCTGGCCAACATCAACGCCGGCCTGCTGTTCGTGATGGCCATCACCTCGCTCGAGGTCTACGGCGTGATCATCGCCGGCTGGGCTTCGAACTCGAAGTACGCCTTCCTGGGCGCGCTGCGCGCCTCGGCACAGATGGTGAGCTACGAAATCGCGATGGGCTTCTGCTTCGTCGTGGTGCTGATGGTCACCGGCAGCCTGAACATGTCCGACATCGTGACGGTGCAGGGCAAGGGCATGTTCCAGGACCTGGGCATCGGCTTCCTGTCGTGGAACTGGCTGCCGTTGCTGCCGATCTTCGTCGTCTACTTCATCTCGGGCCTGGCCGAAACCAACCGTCACCCGTTCGACGTGGTGGAAGGCGAGTCCGAAATCGTGGCCGGCCACATGATCGAGTACTCGGGCATGAGCTTCGCGATGTTCTTCCTGGCCGAGTACGCCAACATGTGGCTCGTCTCGATCCTGACCGTCATCCTGTTCCTCGGCGGATGGCTGCCGCCGTTCGAGTTCCTGAGCTTCATTCCGGGCTGGATCTGGCTGGGCCTCAAGACCTTCTGCGTGGTCACCATGTTCCTGTGGGTGCGTTCGACGTTCCCGCGCTTCCGTTACGACCAGATCATGCGTCTGGGCTGGAAGATCTTCATTCCCGTCACCCTGGTGTGGCTGGTCGTGGTCGGTGGCTGGATGCAGACGCCGTTCAACATCTGGAAATAA